A window from Mytilus galloprovincialis chromosome 8, xbMytGall1.hap1.1, whole genome shotgun sequence encodes these proteins:
- the LOC143085685 gene encoding protein mono-ADP-ribosyltransferase PARP15-like — protein sequence MSGRRNGYLQIGRTAVSIVKGNIATQEIDVIVNTTNAELKLDKAGPSSQAILSAAGNSIQSECNVKYPFKINPGDVAITGPGYLEALNIFHIYLPHYNDSEDEKYIHTALNVCLTKADSLGNQSIAFPALGTGKLNYNPNVVANSLFEAVERYNEQNHNPKLELVICVVYQE from the exons ATGAGCG gaAGAAGAAATGGATACTTGCAGATTGGCCGAACGGCTGTTAGTATTGTGAAAGGGAACATCGCAACTCAAGag aTTGATGTGATAGTCAATACCACGAATGCTGAGTTAAAACTTGACAAAGCAGGACCATCATCCCAGGCAATCCTGTCAGCTGCTGGCAACAGTATTCAAAGTGAATGTAACGTTAAATATCCGTTTAAAATAAACCCTGGTGATGTTGCAATTACTGGACCTGGCTATTTAGAagctttaaatatatttcatatatatctGCCACATTACAACGATTCTGAAGATGAAAAG tatattCATACAGCACTGAATGTGTGTCTAACAAAAGCTGATAGTTTGGGAAATCAGTCAATTGCGTTTCCTGCCCTTGGAACTGGCAAGTTGAACTACAATCCAAATGTCGTAGCTAATTCATTATTCGAAGCAGTTGAAAGGTACAACGAACAAAATCACAATCCAAAGTTGGAACTAGTTATATGTGTTGTTTACCAAGAATAA